The nucleotide sequence AGGTGAAGACGCAGCTCAAGGACCTGCGGCTGGGGCTCGAGCTCGCCGCCCCTTTGGACCTGGACCTCCCCCACGTGCGGAGCGCGGCCCAGAGGTACGAGAGGCTCGAGGCGGAGGGTGACGGCGAACTCGACCATTCGGCCTTGCACAAGCTGCTCGTCACCCCCGAGAAGCGTGGGGAGTCATGCTAGAGGTTCTTGGAGCGAGCATGGTACATCAAGCAACCACCACGGCGACGATTCTTCTCGCGGACAGCGACAGCGGGAGGCGGAGCGTCCTCGAGATGGTCCTCTCGGCGCACAACTACCGGGTCGTCGAGGTAGGAGACGGAGCCGAACTCCTGGCGCGCCTCCGCCAGGAGACGCCGGACCTCATCGTCGCCGACGCCAAGCTGCCGGTGGTGAGCGGCATCGACATCTGCGACCGGGTCAAGCGCGTTGCCAGGCTCAAGAACGTGCCGGTGATGGTCTTGGCCGACATCAAGGACGAGGA is from Deinococcota bacterium and encodes:
- a CDS encoding NAD-binding protein, translated to VKTQLKDLRLGLELAAPLDLDLPHVRSAAQRYERLEAEGDGELDHSALHKLLVTPEKRGESC
- a CDS encoding response regulator, with product MVHQATTTATILLADSDSGRRSVLEMVLSAHNYRVVEVGDGAELLARLRQETPDLIVADAKLPVVSGIDICDRVKRVARLKNVPVMVLADIKDEEAQLGARKVRADYLLTRPLSGKDVGRIVAGMLRSPAS